Part of the Spirochaeta isovalerica genome, CAGAATCTGCTGTCTTTCGTCATCAGTTTATGGGACAAATTTATTCAGTCGAACAATTCAGAGATACCTCAGGAGCTTATGAATGCTTTAGTTCAGGTAGATTATATCTATATAGATTTTCCGGACAAACTTCCTCATCCTGTTAACGATCTGTCATTTGTTTCAAGAGCTGTAAAAAAAGCCCGGGAATATTCCGGGCTTATCGAAAGAATACTGAAAAACTAATAGGTCAGTCTTCATCGGTGCGCAGTACCGCCAGGAAAGCTTCCTGAGGCAGTTCCACATTACCGACCATCTTCATTCGCTTCTTTCCTTCCTTCTGTTTTTCCAGAAGCTTTTTCTTCCTGGTAATATCACCGCCATAGCATTTTGCCGTTACATCTTTTCTGAGGGCGCTGATAGTTTCCCTGGCTACTATTGTATTGCCGATAGCCGCCTGGATAGGAATTTTAAACTGTTGACGGGGAATCTCACCTTTGAGCTTCTTGCAGACACTTTTGCCTCTTTCATGGGCATTGTCTTTAAAGACAAGCTGACTGAGAGCATCGACTACCTCCCCGTTGAGGAGAATGTCCAGCTTAGCGAGTGAGGTTTCCTTGAATCCGTGTAATTCATAGTCAAATGAAGCATAACCCCTGCTGATGGATTTCAGTTTATCATAGAAATCGAAGAGGACCTCGGCGAGCGGCATTTCATAGAAAATCTCGACGCGCTTCTCATCAAGGTAATTCATTTCCTGCTGTATGCCTCTCTTATTCATACAGAGAGTCATAATATTTCCAAGATAATCAGTCGGTGTGATAATTGCCGCTTTGATATAGGGCTCTTCCGCTTTTTCGATTGAACCGGGATCGGGATATTCGGCCGGATTATCGAGATAGTATGTTTCCCCTTTCATATTGGTCAGCCTGTACCGAACGGAAGGAGAAGTCAGAACAATGTTCAAACCGAATTCCCTTTCCAGCCTTGCCTGGACAACCTCGAGGTGAAGAAGTCCCAGAAAGCCGCAGCGGAAACCGAATCCCAGAGCGGCGGATGAGTCTTTCTCATAAATCAATGAGGCATCATTGAGCTTCAGTTTATCGATGGCTGTATGAAGCTCCTGATACTGATTTGTATCAATCGGGTATATGGATGAGAAAACAACCGGTTTGACTTCTCTGAAGCCCTCACAGGGCTCTGAGCAGGGATTCTTTTTCGATGTTACAGTATCACCGACTCTGACATCGGAAATATTTTTTATTCCCGCAATGAAATAGCCGACATCGCCAGCCTGTATTTTCCCGGTTTTATCAAGTCCGATTTTAAATACCCCGACGTCTTCCACTTTGTACTCGGCATTATTGGACATGAATTTAATTTCATCTCCTTCCTTCAGCTCTCCATCAAACATTCTCACATGAATGACAACTCCCCTGTAGGGATCATAATGAGAATCGAAAATTAGAGCTTTAGGGGGATTTGATCTCTCGCCTGATGGTGCGGGAATCCACTCGACAAGTCCTTCCATCAGTTCATCGATGCCCAATCCCGTTTTTGCCGAGATGGGAAAAGCCATTTCAGAATCAAGTCCGAGATCATGTTCAATCTGATGCTTGACTCTTTCGAGATCAGCACTTGGCAAATCCATCTTGTTAATGACTGGTATGATCTCCAGATCGTGTTCCATAGCCATAAACATGTTGGACAGGGTCTGAGCTTCCACGCCCTGAGTAGCATCAATGAGAAGTAAGGCTCCTTCGCAGGAGGAAATTGCCCGGGAAACCTCATAAGAAAAGTCGACATGTCCCGGGGTGTCGACCAGATTCAATTCATATTCATTTCCGTCTTTACTGTGAAAAGGGATTGTGACGGCTTGAGATTTAATTGTGATTCCCCTTTCTCTTTCAATATCCATGGAATCGAGCATCTGATTCTGAAAATTCCGATCATTAACGA contains:
- the lepA gene encoding translation elongation factor 4, whose protein sequence is MNSDQSKIRNFCIIAHIDHGKSTLADRFLQKTEVVNDRNFQNQMLDSMDIERERGITIKSQAVTIPFHSKDGNEYELNLVDTPGHVDFSYEVSRAISSCEGALLLIDATQGVEAQTLSNMFMAMEHDLEIIPVINKMDLPSADLERVKHQIEHDLGLDSEMAFPISAKTGLGIDELMEGLVEWIPAPSGERSNPPKALIFDSHYDPYRGVVIHVRMFDGELKEGDEIKFMSNNAEYKVEDVGVFKIGLDKTGKIQAGDVGYFIAGIKNISDVRVGDTVTSKKNPCSEPCEGFREVKPVVFSSIYPIDTNQYQELHTAIDKLKLNDASLIYEKDSSAALGFGFRCGFLGLLHLEVVQARLEREFGLNIVLTSPSVRYRLTNMKGETYYLDNPAEYPDPGSIEKAEEPYIKAAIITPTDYLGNIMTLCMNKRGIQQEMNYLDEKRVEIFYEMPLAEVLFDFYDKLKSISRGYASFDYELHGFKETSLAKLDILLNGEVVDALSQLVFKDNAHERGKSVCKKLKGEIPRQQFKIPIQAAIGNTIVARETISALRKDVTAKCYGGDITRKKKLLEKQKEGKKRMKMVGNVELPQEAFLAVLRTDED